A stretch of Rhododendron vialii isolate Sample 1 chromosome 4a, ASM3025357v1 DNA encodes these proteins:
- the LOC131322845 gene encoding pentatricopeptide repeat-containing protein At1g79540, which translates to MKLHDLLLRNISRLNFSTPKPNHIHIPPLSTAKLLDIITTSNPMEPALEKVAPVLLPAVVNSVLKEIKNPQLGFRFFVWAARRRNFRLWVSFDFIVDMLVEENGFELYWKTLEQLKGCGISIPSDAFTVLIAGYRKVKMGEKAVEAFGRMYKDFDCKPDLYAYNVVLHVMVEKEVILLALAIYSVMLKSNCAPNCATYTTLIDGLCKSGKTEDALRLFDEMTLRGIQPNRITYTAILSGLCQAKRADEAGRLFNTMISSGCSPDQITYYALLDGFCKLGEFEKAFTLSRFLKKDGCVLGIKAYSSLIDGLFRARMFKEAHELFQKMSEENITPDLILYTIMIRGLSDAGRVKDAWNLLRLMTERGVAPDTYCYNTLIKGFCDMGLLAKARSLKLEISKHDCFPDTFTHTILICGMCKNGLVGEAREIFNEMEKVGCLPSVVTFNALIDGLCKVGELEEAHLLFYKMEVGRNPSLFLRLSQGQDQVLDSASLQTMVERLCDSGAVLKAYKLLKQLADSGVLPNISTYNILINCFSKAGNINGAFKLFKELQLKGHLPDSVTYATLIDGLQRVDREEDAFVVFEQMMKKGCTPSSAVYKSLMTWSCRRKKVSVACSIWMKYLMSLPGREEEAIKAAEEYFERGELDKAVRGLLEWESKFVDFDSAPYTILLIGLCQAGKSDEALKVFSILVEWGINVSAPSCVTLIRSLCIEHNLNQAINVFCYTMEKGFLLKRCCCNELLQCLLTQGKPYNAMDLLEKMSYEGYNLDAHLYHDTKVLLRSHWRTQKTENVSLR; encoded by the coding sequence ATGAAGCTCCACGACCTCCTCCTCAGAAATATCTCACGACTCAACTTCTCAACCCCCAAACCCAATCACATCCACATTCCTCCCCTCTCCACCGCCAAGCTCCTCGATATCATCACCACCTCAAACCCCATGGAACCCGCCCTCGAAAAGGTAGCCCCCGTCCTCCTTCCCGCCGTAGTCAACTCCGTCCTCAAAGAAATCAAAAACCCTCAACTGGGTTTTCGTTTCTTCGTGTGGGCGGCCAGGAGAAGGAACTTCCGTTTATGGGTTTCGTTTGATTTTATTGTGGATATGCTTGTTGAAGAAAATGGGTTTGAGTTGTATTGGAAAACCCTTGAGCAGCTCAAGGGGTGTGGGATTTCGATTCCGTCGGACGCGTTCACGGTTTTGATTGCTGGGTACCGGAAGGTGAAGATGGGTGAGAAGGCTGTTGAGGCTTTCGGTAGGATGTATAAGGATTTTGACTGTAAGCCTGATTTGTATGCTTATAATGTGGTTTTGCACGTCATGGTTGAAAAGGAAGTGATTTTGTTGGCTTTAGCTATATATAGTGTGATGTTGAAGTCGAATTGCGCTCCTAATTGTGCTACTTATACTACTTTGATTGATGGGTTGTGTAAGAGTGGAAAGACTGAAGACGCGCTAAGATTGTTTGATGAGATGACCTTAAGAGGTATACAGCCTAACAGGATAACTTATACTGCTATCCTTTCGGGTTTGTGTCAAGCAAAGAGGGCTGATGAAGCAGGTAGATTGTTTAATACAATGATAAGTAGTGGGTGTTCACCTGATCAGATTACTTATTATGCTTTGCTTGATGGGTTTTGCAAGTTAGGTGAATTTGAAAAAGCTTTTACGCTTTCTAGGTTTCTTAAGAAGGATGGGTGCGTTCTTGGGATAAAGGCGTATAGTAGTTTGATTGACGGTTTGTTTAGAGCCCGGATGTTTAAGGAGGCACATGAATTGTTCCAGAAAATGTCCGAAGAGAACATCACGCCAGATCTTATTTTGTACACTATTATGATTCGTGGTTTATCTGATGCGGGCAGGGTCAAGGATGCATGGAACTTGTTGAGGCTCATGACAGAGAGAGGAGTCGCACCAGATACTTACTGTTACAATACTCTTATCAAAGGGTTCTGTGATATGGGTCTGTTGGCCAAGGCTAGGTCTCttaaacttgaaatttcaaaGCATGACTGTTTCCCAGATACTTTCACCCACACAATTCTTATTTGTGGTATGTGTAAGAATGGTTTGGTTGGGGAGGCAAGAGAAATATTCAATGAGATGGAGAAGGTTGGATGCCTCCCTTCTGTTGTGACCTTCAATGCTCTTATTGATGGGCTCTGTAAGGTTGGTGAGCTTGAGGAAGCTCACcttttgttttacaaaatggaGGTTGGAAGAAACCCGTCATTGTTCCTTCGCCTTTCTCAAGGCCAAGATCAGGTTCTTGATAGTGCAAGCCTCCAAACAATGGTTGAGAGATTGTGTGACTCAGGAGCAGTTCTAAAAGCGTATAAGCTTCTAAAGCAGCTTGCTGATAGTGGGGTCCTTCCAAATATCTCAACGTACAACATTCTGATCAATTGTTTCAGCAAAGCAGGAAATATTAATGGTGCTTTTAAGCTGTTCAAGGAGCTCCAACTCAAGGGCCATCTCCCTGATTCAGTTACATATGCCACTCTCATTGATGGGCTTCAAAGAGTTGACAGGGAGGAGGATGCTTTTGTGGTTTTTGAACAAATGATGAAAAAAGGTTGTACACCTAGCTCAGCAGTTTACAAGTCGCTTATGACTTGGTCTTGTCGTAGGAAGAAAGTCTCTGTTGCCTGTAGTATTTGGATGAAGTATTTGATGAGCCTTCCAGGGCGCGAAGAGGAAGCAATTAAAGCAGCAGAGGAGTATTTTGAGAGAGGAGAACTGGATAAGGCAGTTAGAGGATTACTTGAATGGGAATCCAagtttgttgattttgattcaGCACCTTATACCATTTTGCTCATTGGGTTGTGCCAGGCTGGAAAATCGGATGAAGCTTTAAAGGTGTTTTCAATTCTTGTGGAGTGGGGGATCAATGTGTCTGCTCCAAGTTGTGTGACGTTGATCCGAAGTCTTTGCATAGAGCATAATTTAAATCAGGCAATCAACGTTTTCTGTTATACTATGGAGAAAGGTTTCTTGTTGAAAAGGTGTTGTTGCAATGAACTGCTACAGTGTCTGCTTACTCAGGGAAAACCATACAATGCTATGGATCTTCTCGAGAAAATGAGTTATGAGGGATACAATTTAGATGCGCATCTTTATCATGATACCAAGGTCCTTTTACGGAGTCATTGGAGAACACAGAAAACGGAAAATGTATCACTCAGATAG